From one Citrobacter sp. Marseille-Q6884 genomic stretch:
- a CDS encoding type II secretion system F family protein — translation MIYAISFLVFIIGMRSTLLLVYRHRRIQKVEKLVNFSEKKDEKKNMFTSAGAIVETQLDKTFKKNSKVVSAASALDQNVKVKAALFAVMALPYLIGIYLGFFEYDQQKFTMIMFGMLSFIIIVPARVQAAVINRRKRRIANDVPYAIDLLAVCIQSGMTVEASLGYIAYKLEVINKDLSSVLIRTVLRADVSGINAALEQLSDEINNEEMRMLSSALLQSTKFGSSIYNVLIDLSKEIRQMQILAMEEKVAALSAKMTFPMIAFILFPLIAIVAGPGLIKMSSTW, via the coding sequence ATGATATATGCTATCTCTTTTCTGGTTTTCATAATAGGTATGCGCAGTACCTTGTTATTAGTTTACCGTCATAGACGTATTCAAAAGGTTGAAAAGCTTGTAAATTTCTCTGAAAAAAAAGATGAGAAAAAGAATATGTTCACCAGCGCGGGTGCTATAGTAGAAACCCAGTTGGATAAGACTTTTAAAAAGAACAGTAAAGTTGTCTCAGCTGCATCTGCCTTGGATCAAAACGTAAAAGTGAAAGCAGCATTATTTGCAGTGATGGCACTTCCTTACCTGATAGGAATATATTTAGGCTTTTTTGAATACGATCAACAAAAATTTACAATGATAATGTTTGGTATGCTTTCGTTCATTATCATTGTTCCGGCTAGAGTTCAAGCTGCCGTAATAAATAGAAGAAAACGTAGAATAGCCAACGATGTGCCATACGCAATAGACTTGTTAGCTGTATGTATCCAATCTGGCATGACTGTAGAAGCGTCGCTAGGATATATTGCATATAAATTAGAGGTTATTAACAAAGATCTGTCATCAGTACTCATTCGCACAGTTTTAAGAGCTGATGTTAGCGGTATTAATGCTGCGTTGGAGCAACTATCCGATGAAATAAATAACGAGGAAATGAGAATGCTATCTTCAGCATTACTTCAGAGTACAAAATTTGGATCTTCAATTTATAATGTACTGATTGATTTATCGAAAGAAATTAGACAGATGCAGATACTTGCTATGGAGGAAAAAGTTGCTGCACTTTCAGCAAAAATGACATTCCCGATGATTGCATTCATTCTCTTTCCCCTGATCGCAATCGTTGCTGGTCCGGGCCTGATTAAGATGAGCTCAACATGGTAA
- a CDS encoding roadblock/LC7 domain-containing protein has product MDLHKLPFDINNGQAAESEQVVVDLSAGNQEENKVSTVAADSDDTVSHIPEELISALKLELESFSKENAILKNILISTADGFEVASLLTSGYELHVRKVSALTSSLLGISSAMLKEVGEGEQNAVFMESDDSMILFNRIPVEQKMLCLMAVTSKDESIGQIFWRVRKLSDNVIEICNKYI; this is encoded by the coding sequence ATGGATTTACATAAATTGCCATTCGATATAAATAATGGACAAGCTGCAGAGAGCGAACAAGTAGTGGTGGATTTGTCTGCAGGCAACCAGGAAGAAAACAAAGTTTCTACTGTGGCAGCAGATTCTGATGACACTGTTAGTCATATTCCAGAAGAGTTAATTAGTGCACTGAAGTTAGAACTTGAATCTTTTTCGAAAGAAAATGCGATACTAAAAAATATTCTTATTTCAACTGCTGATGGGTTTGAAGTCGCTTCCTTATTGACTTCTGGTTATGAGTTACATGTGCGAAAAGTATCTGCTTTAACGAGTTCTTTGCTGGGCATTAGTTCAGCAATGCTAAAAGAGGTTGGAGAGGGGGAGCAAAATGCTGTTTTCATGGAGAGCGACGACAGCATGATCCTTTTTAATCGAATTCCAGTTGAGCAAAAAATGCTTTGCTTGATGGCTGTAACAAGTAAAGATGAGTCTATAGGTCAAATTTTTTGGCGTGTTCGAAAACTTTCGGACAATGTGATCGAAATTTGTAATAAATATATTTAA
- a CDS encoding TadE/TadG family type IV pilus assembly protein, whose product MRKLKRLFSKEDGAATVEFAFVEIPFIISLLFIMELCRIIYIMSSVDLILSEASTETAISTKASDKDSHFEQMVNDMAKGWALLLVGDNVKITTKIEYCMSIDHLKDGKCFPVSQSYDASATGELAIYSVTVPYRPLFFMFPGAFVKNNMMRKIVLVQEHKLDRQ is encoded by the coding sequence ATGCGGAAGTTGAAGCGGCTATTTAGCAAAGAAGATGGTGCTGCGACGGTAGAGTTTGCTTTTGTGGAGATACCATTTATTATCTCTCTTTTATTTATTATGGAACTATGTCGAATAATTTATATTATGTCTTCAGTGGATCTCATCCTTTCTGAGGCCAGCACTGAAACGGCAATATCAACTAAGGCATCTGATAAAGATAGTCATTTTGAACAAATGGTTAATGATATGGCAAAAGGTTGGGCATTGTTATTAGTCGGTGATAATGTAAAGATAACAACTAAAATAGAATACTGCATGTCAATTGATCACCTTAAAGATGGTAAGTGCTTTCCTGTTTCTCAAAGTTATGATGCCTCTGCCACAGGAGAATTAGCTATTTATAGCGTTACAGTCCCATATAGGCCTTTATTTTTTATGTTTCCTGGTGCTTTTGTAAAAAATAATATGATGCGGAAAATAGTGTTAGTGCAGGAACATAAATTGGATAGACAGTAA
- a CDS encoding type II secretion system F family protein, whose translation MMIIIISTIILILGATQIYFALKRSNEIKSKILATNIIATRENDEKGNALRDLLEVIKGKIKKAHSNLIGKNRELVPVHTGVIVVVSCALLYVNSEFLQFNNLIVLVIGIISTIYILYMRQVKKSRRDFERDFSEALNIINSSVRVGRPVMQGFEECAQRINSDFGQEFRRILMRLDIGDDPERVFMEAYKRYPYSEFFSFVITVLINMKGGGQVSEVMSRLTQLISASKTLDRKKIAMTAEARMSVKVLVIIPVFFFFFLKFLAPENFEILVGTDAGRYILYYAVGSILFGLFLVWSMMNKVG comes from the coding sequence ATGATGATAATTATCATATCCACCATTATTCTTATCCTTGGTGCAACACAAATCTATTTTGCACTAAAAAGGTCCAATGAGATAAAAAGTAAAATCTTGGCTACGAATATAATTGCCACGAGAGAAAATGATGAGAAAGGTAATGCATTACGCGATTTATTAGAGGTCATAAAAGGAAAAATAAAAAAGGCTCACTCTAACCTAATCGGTAAAAATAGAGAGTTAGTCCCAGTTCATACTGGTGTGATAGTTGTTGTAAGTTGTGCTCTATTATATGTAAATTCTGAATTTTTACAGTTTAATAATTTAATTGTGCTTGTGATAGGGATTATTTCCACTATCTATATTCTTTATATGAGACAAGTCAAAAAAAGTCGCAGAGATTTTGAACGGGATTTTTCAGAAGCTTTAAATATCATCAACAGTTCAGTGAGGGTTGGTCGCCCTGTAATGCAAGGATTCGAAGAATGTGCCCAGCGAATAAACAGTGATTTTGGTCAGGAATTTAGGCGCATATTGATGCGCTTAGATATTGGTGATGATCCTGAACGTGTATTTATGGAAGCATATAAACGCTATCCATATAGTGAGTTTTTTTCGTTTGTTATTACCGTTCTTATTAACATGAAAGGTGGAGGGCAAGTCAGTGAAGTTATGTCTCGCTTGACTCAGCTTATCTCTGCCAGTAAGACTTTAGATCGAAAAAAAATTGCTATGACAGCAGAAGCAAGAATGTCAGTAAAAGTATTAGTAATTATTCCTGTATTCTTCTTTTTCTTTCTGAAGTTCCTCGCCCCTGAAAACTTTGAAATACTGGTTGGTACAGATGCCGGGCGCTATATTCTTTATTATGCGGTTGGCAGTATTCTTTTTGGATTATTTTTAGTATGGTCGATGATGAATAAGGTAGGGTAA
- a CDS encoding pilus assembly protein: MNFIKLNSAKFIKENRGAVTVATAIVFPVLIGFYSVAIDGARFNSERSRLNDAINQSVYALAVQNNPNASDAAVQSENKQLVADYLSYYLPHIQPDQNNIDVIATPYVDQATGVTGVDYQVTAQEISHPIFDMKRNDADSTAFNSNVTISSNNFSGKARRTTIPETIPTDYAFVVDFSGSMQKPSDDPSITREQVMKQVVLTLGKQVFDLQNGSTMGLVPFSTGVPVVLDKTNYASNSSKEIGCGYIGALKSDYAKLDMEFWYNKLSSNLFKADLFNSRGILKRKVLPQETIDSYVEKTNNELRLWYINTIAKSYGYTGNKAKNWLVKDKGYCKIVDSKGNVISGSALDNIVWKDVDNANIHCDADLKSDINNPTNADLFESQLSAFLEFSQFDMIYGNILNEQTMDISATLSGDYLFDDKNIKSFVAFQSRPQNTPFTSSCYYAYTETYQLVPEDPMEVFVAHTDHFYEDVKKIQKPSYYPIELTDDISLLSDFNQMLPGGNTDTLSGLLRSVPLIAKGKNERKIIFVITDGRDSYPSFRQKLMTENNLCNVITDGLKKYPSGTVTDDAQIYYISLTDDLEGRDLAQEWQNMCVGQGRSYTATSLNALLALIGNIMFKNRIDYVNANEK, encoded by the coding sequence ATGAATTTTATTAAATTGAACTCTGCGAAGTTTATCAAAGAAAACCGTGGTGCTGTAACAGTAGCTACCGCAATTGTATTTCCTGTGCTGATTGGTTTTTATTCTGTTGCAATTGATGGCGCAAGATTTAATTCTGAGCGTTCTCGTCTAAATGATGCTATTAATCAAAGTGTTTATGCATTGGCGGTACAAAATAATCCTAATGCCAGCGATGCAGCCGTTCAGAGCGAAAATAAACAGCTTGTTGCTGATTATCTTTCATATTATCTGCCACATATTCAGCCGGACCAAAATAACATAGACGTTATCGCAACGCCTTATGTCGATCAGGCTACCGGTGTGACAGGCGTCGATTATCAGGTAACAGCTCAAGAGATATCGCATCCAATTTTTGATATGAAAAGAAATGATGCAGATAGTACTGCTTTTAATAGCAATGTGACTATTAGTAGTAATAATTTTTCCGGTAAAGCCCGTCGTACAACCATCCCGGAGACAATTCCAACCGATTATGCTTTTGTCGTCGATTTTTCAGGTTCTATGCAAAAACCATCAGACGATCCAAGTATAACTCGTGAACAAGTTATGAAACAAGTCGTATTGACGCTTGGTAAACAGGTTTTTGACTTACAAAATGGAAGTACAATGGGATTAGTGCCTTTTTCTACTGGTGTTCCTGTTGTATTAGATAAAACGAACTATGCTAGTAATTCGAGTAAAGAGATAGGATGTGGTTATATTGGTGCTTTGAAAAGTGACTACGCGAAGCTAGATATGGAATTTTGGTACAATAAGCTTAGTTCCAATCTTTTTAAAGCTGACCTTTTTAATTCAAGAGGTATTCTTAAGAGAAAGGTTCTTCCGCAAGAAACTATTGATAGTTATGTCGAAAAAACAAATAATGAATTGAGGCTATGGTATATTAACACTATTGCTAAATCGTATGGCTATACAGGTAATAAAGCAAAAAACTGGTTGGTAAAAGATAAAGGATATTGTAAGATCGTCGATTCAAAAGGGAATGTCATTAGTGGTTCTGCATTGGATAATATAGTATGGAAAGATGTCGATAATGCTAATATTCATTGTGATGCGGACCTAAAGTCGGATATCAATAATCCAACCAATGCTGATTTGTTTGAAAGTCAATTATCGGCCTTTCTCGAATTTAGTCAATTCGATATGATCTATGGTAATATTCTTAACGAACAAACTATGGATATTAGTGCAACTCTCTCGGGTGACTATCTTTTTGACGATAAAAATATAAAATCTTTTGTCGCATTCCAAAGTAGGCCACAAAATACGCCATTTACAAGTTCATGTTATTACGCATATACGGAAACTTATCAATTGGTTCCTGAAGATCCCATGGAGGTATTTGTTGCCCATACTGACCACTTTTATGAGGATGTAAAAAAAATACAGAAACCATCATACTACCCAATTGAGTTGACCGATGACATTAGTTTGTTATCTGATTTCAATCAGATGCTTCCTGGTGGAAATACAGACACATTGTCAGGTTTATTGCGATCCGTCCCATTAATCGCAAAAGGAAAAAATGAAAGAAAAATAATATTTGTAATAACAGATGGTAGAGACTCATATCCATCGTTTCGTCAAAAATTAATGACAGAGAATAACCTTTGCAATGTCATTACTGATGGTTTAAAAAAATATCCAAGCGGTACGGTGACGGATGATGCGCAAATTTATTATATATCGTTGACTGATGATCTAGAGGGGCGTGATTTAGCTCAGGAGTGGCAAAATATGTGTGTTGGGCAAGGTCGTAGTTATACTGCAACCAGTCTTAATGCTTTATTGGCGCTTATCGGAAATATTATGTTTAAAAACAGAATCGATTATGTCAATGCTAACGAAAAGTAG
- a CDS encoding CpaF family protein, producing the protein MNRSSSFIYFRQEVLKAINLEQIEGIKDNRVELVNEVNSVVRAVINNNRTENYLSAPERQELCELVVDEITGYGPLRELMEDDSVSDILVNGPDRIFVERKGRLELSDKQFINNDQLTDIARRLVGKVGRRIDDAQPLVDARMPDGSRLNVVISPISIDGTSMSIRKFGKGKINLGELIKFGSMNEMMANFLVIASRCRVNIIVSGGTGSGKTTLLNSMSQYIEESERVLTLEDAAELRLQQAHVLRLETRLAGSENQGQITMRNLVINALRMRPDRIIIGECRGAEAFEMLQAMNTGHDGSMSTLHANNPRDALARLESMIMMANAALPLIAIRRNISSAVNIIVQASRLPDGSRKVTNITEIMGMEGENIILQDIFSYTANPERDQNGMITGTFTCNGLLQRSAVYRQALVHGYLEPLRQLFGNKVS; encoded by the coding sequence ATGAATAGATCGAGCTCGTTTATATATTTTAGACAGGAAGTACTTAAAGCTATTAATCTCGAGCAGATTGAAGGGATTAAAGATAACAGGGTTGAACTTGTCAATGAAGTCAACAGCGTAGTCCGTGCAGTTATTAATAATAACCGCACGGAAAACTATCTTTCAGCACCGGAACGGCAGGAATTATGTGAACTGGTTGTCGATGAAATTACAGGTTATGGTCCTTTACGTGAACTAATGGAAGATGATTCCGTCAGTGATATTCTGGTCAATGGCCCTGACAGGATTTTTGTAGAACGCAAAGGTCGTCTGGAATTATCAGATAAGCAGTTCATCAACAACGATCAGTTAACCGATATTGCGCGAAGACTGGTTGGTAAAGTCGGTCGCCGTATCGATGATGCACAACCGTTAGTGGATGCCCGTATGCCAGATGGTAGCCGCTTAAACGTAGTAATATCGCCTATTTCTATTGACGGAACGTCAATGTCAATTCGTAAATTTGGCAAAGGAAAGATTAACCTGGGAGAGTTAATTAAATTTGGCAGTATGAACGAAATGATGGCTAACTTTTTGGTTATTGCAAGCCGTTGTCGAGTCAATATTATTGTTTCTGGCGGAACAGGTTCAGGCAAAACGACGCTACTGAATTCAATGTCTCAGTATATTGAAGAGAGTGAGCGAGTCCTTACTCTTGAAGATGCGGCTGAGCTTCGTTTACAACAAGCGCATGTACTAAGGCTTGAGACAAGGTTAGCGGGGTCCGAGAACCAGGGGCAAATCACAATGCGAAATCTGGTGATAAATGCCCTGCGTATGCGGCCTGATCGTATTATCATTGGGGAATGTCGTGGTGCAGAGGCCTTTGAAATGCTGCAGGCTATGAACACGGGCCATGATGGCTCTATGTCGACTCTTCATGCAAATAATCCACGTGATGCACTGGCCCGCTTGGAAAGTATGATAATGATGGCAAATGCGGCTTTGCCACTTATCGCGATCAGACGCAATATATCTAGTGCAGTGAATATTATTGTTCAGGCATCTCGTTTACCTGATGGTTCAAGAAAAGTAACAAATATTACAGAAATAATGGGTATGGAAGGTGAAAATATTATCTTACAAGATATATTCTCATATACAGCAAATCCAGAGCGCGACCAAAACGGTATGATTACAGGGACTTTTACCTGCAATGGACTATTGCAACGCTCTGCTGTTTATCGTCAGGCTCTTGTTCATGGCTACCTTGAACCGTTGCGCCAACTTTTTGGGAATAAAGTATCATGA
- a CDS encoding tetratricopeptide repeat protein: protein MVKKILPILMLAVLTGCSGGLTNASDDDQKEYILTQLNDYQGLIEIYRKKLSANDNDDDRYHLSELYHNIGDFGSSNVYLDPLVEKKKDEKYLILQAKNYLELGQEANSAKIISTLLAKNGESGELWNLQGVLLAQQGKYSEAITSFEKARGLFYNEEIVINNLAMMAILQQDYLKARNYLLPLYSRKQYRPQTVYNLVYALVKSNDFESARKIIIDEKIGTSSPETIINSLLTLSPREQFNMPQQEITSGQVAVSTKTLSEQRTENVAATVAPQNSNLLISQSTGNDKASEDVNNAKIQPCSSERNTDSNIDKFKGSIPNAKFIEKMTSATITNGERLALYSSYPINYIMLPQVQSNQIEIELFTAQPAKNIYQSQLAIMKSHPSLQKIEIVNQGNSSSILRIVTLPCIKGNNIIRSSVKGKFKEKLVVDILYK, encoded by the coding sequence ATGGTAAAAAAAATTCTTCCCATATTAATGCTTGCTGTTCTTACTGGTTGTTCAGGTGGTTTAACTAATGCATCAGATGATGATCAAAAAGAATATATACTGACTCAACTCAATGATTATCAGGGTTTGATTGAAATTTATAGAAAAAAACTAAGTGCGAATGACAACGATGATGATCGATATCACTTATCGGAACTTTACCACAATATAGGAGACTTTGGTTCCTCCAATGTTTATCTTGACCCTTTGGTCGAAAAGAAAAAAGATGAAAAGTATCTGATTTTGCAAGCCAAAAACTATCTGGAATTAGGGCAGGAAGCTAATTCAGCTAAGATAATAAGTACGCTGCTTGCAAAAAATGGTGAAAGTGGTGAGTTATGGAATTTGCAGGGAGTTTTACTTGCACAACAGGGTAAATATTCAGAAGCGATTACATCTTTTGAAAAAGCGCGTGGCTTATTTTATAACGAAGAGATCGTTATTAACAATCTTGCAATGATGGCGATCCTACAGCAGGATTATTTGAAAGCAAGAAATTATCTCTTGCCACTATACTCGCGTAAACAATATCGTCCACAAACTGTTTATAATCTTGTTTATGCCCTTGTCAAATCAAACGACTTTGAAAGTGCAAGAAAAATTATTATAGATGAGAAAATTGGAACATCCAGTCCAGAAACCATAATTAATTCACTATTAACATTATCTCCACGAGAGCAATTTAATATGCCTCAACAAGAGATAACGAGTGGACAAGTAGCAGTATCTACTAAAACTCTTTCTGAGCAACGAACAGAAAATGTGGCAGCGACAGTAGCACCCCAAAATAGTAACCTGCTGATTTCACAGTCTACAGGAAATGATAAAGCATCCGAAGATGTTAATAATGCAAAGATACAACCTTGCTCTTCAGAAAGAAATACTGACAGCAATATTGATAAGTTTAAAGGAAGTATTCCTAACGCAAAATTTATCGAGAAAATGACATCAGCCACTATAACAAATGGTGAACGATTAGCTTTGTACTCTTCTTATCCTATTAATTATATCATGCTACCTCAGGTGCAGAGTAATCAAATAGAAATTGAACTATTCACCGCACAGCCAGCTAAAAATATTTATCAATCTCAGTTGGCCATTATGAAGTCACATCCATCACTTCAGAAAATAGAAATAGTCAATCAGGGGAATAGTAGCTCCATATTGCGAATTGTCACATTGCCCTGCATAAAGGGAAATAACATAATACGTTCTTCTGTCAAAGGTAAATTTAAAGAAAAATTGGTTGTTGATATTTTATACAAATGA
- the tadF gene encoding tight adherence pilus pseudopilin TadF, whose amino-acid sequence MAMLIKNFRSEKGSAAVEFAFYIFIFTLICGVLMDMTFSLIKKSELERVNNSLMSVLRERNAFYDGRSIPSALDFNQIKEVANTLLGTTDKSYQLELRIALPASGSVPDPGVRPSFAEAIFNTQKINGCEIDMNVSNITQLGSLSVFGQPPASADPNGMWYPVYELTICMPGAVSYFNQFMGIFNKKLASLYIKNVAIPRL is encoded by the coding sequence ATGGCTATGTTAATTAAGAATTTCAGATCTGAAAAAGGCTCTGCCGCCGTGGAGTTTGCATTTTATATTTTTATTTTCACGCTTATTTGTGGGGTTTTAATGGATATGACTTTCTCTTTAATAAAAAAAAGTGAACTGGAAAGAGTCAATAATTCATTAATGTCTGTTTTACGAGAAAGAAACGCATTTTATGATGGTAGATCTATACCAAGTGCTCTGGATTTTAATCAAATTAAAGAGGTAGCTAACACGCTTTTGGGGACAACTGATAAATCCTATCAATTGGAGCTACGTATAGCATTGCCAGCAAGTGGGTCAGTTCCTGATCCAGGTGTTCGCCCTTCGTTTGCCGAAGCTATATTTAATACTCAAAAGATAAATGGCTGTGAAATAGATATGAATGTATCCAATATAACACAATTAGGAAGTCTTTCCGTTTTTGGGCAGCCCCCAGCTAGTGCTGATCCTAATGGAATGTGGTATCCCGTTTACGAACTTACGATATGCATGCCTGGTGCTGTAAGCTATTTTAATCAGTTTATGGGTATTTTTAATAAAAAACTAGCTAGCTTGTATATAAAAAATGTTGCGATTCCCCGCCTTTGA
- a CDS encoding lytic transglycosylase domain-containing protein encodes MLDFPALALQCGPEVATEVIQRIVTVESSFNPFAIGVVGGRLQRQPKTKEEAVVTAQYLASNGWNFSMGLGQINRYNLSKFGLDYESVFEPCHNLRAAASIYQDCFDRAAKTSDFASARMKAYSCYYSGNFNRGFIADVGGGSSYVERIANVNIDKTAEGVSPILVIPSGTRKSGLSSQSKPASSRKSQYSDVDAHRLRRLDGKASTSGGIKQLRGE; translated from the coding sequence ATGCTCGATTTTCCTGCTCTTGCTTTACAATGTGGGCCTGAAGTTGCTACTGAAGTGATTCAACGTATCGTCACCGTTGAATCATCCTTTAACCCCTTTGCAATTGGTGTCGTAGGAGGCAGGCTTCAGCGTCAGCCTAAAACTAAAGAAGAAGCTGTTGTAACTGCACAATATTTAGCAAGTAATGGTTGGAATTTTTCGATGGGGCTTGGACAAATCAATCGTTATAACTTGTCTAAGTTCGGGCTTGATTATGAATCTGTCTTTGAACCTTGTCATAACCTACGAGCTGCGGCGTCAATTTATCAGGACTGCTTTGACCGTGCGGCTAAAACGTCTGACTTTGCCAGTGCGAGAATGAAGGCGTACTCTTGCTACTACAGTGGTAATTTTAACCGTGGTTTTATCGCTGATGTAGGAGGGGGGAGCAGCTATGTTGAAAGAATCGCAAATGTAAACATCGATAAGACTGCAGAGGGAGTATCTCCAATTTTGGTGATCCCTTCAGGTACGAGGAAAAGTGGCCTCTCTTCGCAAAGCAAACCTGCATCGAGTCGTAAATCTCAGTACTCGGATGTTGATGCTCACCGCTTAAGGAGGTTAGATGGAAAAGCCTCTACTTCAGGGGGAATTAAGCAACTACGCGGAGAGTAG
- a CDS encoding type II and III secretion system protein family protein, with amino-acid sequence MFTKARVFALLLTLPTLMSMALAEDLVIKEGQSKNISSPQKIDTVFVSNPEVADYKVIDNKKVVLFGKKAGVADLTFYGSKGKVLRQLTVSVDSLAGALAAKVNKQFPGTNINIERYMSVDKATYVITGDVANEEVRDQIYDTVGGLVGTVKKEKDVTYSDDGGVGSINVEHLSKRRWDNVIDRMTVLSSPQQVNVKLTVVEVTKQFTDALGIEWSSLTLDSIINGGSSVNNTGVFSLIGFKGGFDAGNISTVINAVKNDSIARVLAQPNLTVLSGEYASFLVGGEIPIVVDSGGSSSTSVEYKEYGIRLNIGAKVNRNDKIRLFVANELSNVTGSYTYNSYSIPTINTRKTQSTIELADGDSFVIGGLLSESDKESLSKVPYAGEIPILGAFARSSQAEREKSELVVFATVKLVKPVSAAESYKLPVPQFHKTSVDKLFFNVGVAAEHNDRLEKNEGRNFISRGGFVR; translated from the coding sequence ATGTTTACAAAAGCAAGGGTGTTTGCGCTGCTATTAACATTGCCCACTTTAATGTCAATGGCTCTGGCAGAGGATTTAGTCATTAAAGAAGGACAGTCAAAAAATATATCATCACCACAAAAAATTGACACGGTATTTGTTTCTAATCCTGAAGTTGCAGATTACAAAGTCATTGATAATAAAAAAGTAGTCTTGTTTGGGAAAAAAGCGGGTGTTGCTGATTTAACATTCTACGGTAGTAAAGGAAAAGTATTGCGACAGCTGACTGTGTCGGTTGACAGTTTAGCAGGAGCACTGGCTGCAAAAGTAAATAAACAATTCCCCGGAACGAATATTAACATTGAACGTTACATGAGCGTGGATAAAGCCACGTATGTCATTACTGGGGATGTGGCCAACGAAGAAGTACGAGACCAAATTTATGACACTGTCGGTGGACTTGTTGGTACAGTGAAAAAAGAAAAGGATGTCACTTATAGCGACGATGGTGGAGTAGGTTCAATTAATGTTGAACACTTGTCTAAGCGTCGTTGGGATAACGTTATTGACCGTATGACAGTCCTTTCATCACCACAACAAGTTAATGTCAAGTTGACAGTCGTAGAAGTCACAAAACAGTTTACCGATGCCCTCGGGATCGAATGGAGTAGCTTAACGCTAGACAGTATCATAAATGGCGGCTCGTCTGTAAATAATACTGGTGTTTTTAGTTTGATCGGATTTAAAGGCGGCTTTGATGCGGGTAACATCAGTACCGTGATCAATGCAGTGAAAAATGACAGTATTGCCAGGGTGTTGGCGCAGCCTAACTTGACTGTGTTATCGGGTGAGTATGCCAGCTTTTTGGTCGGTGGAGAAATACCCATTGTCGTTGATAGCGGTGGCAGTAGCTCAACTTCAGTTGAATATAAAGAATATGGTATTCGTCTTAATATCGGTGCAAAAGTTAATCGCAATGATAAGATACGACTTTTTGTTGCTAATGAACTCAGCAATGTAACGGGCAGTTATACCTATAATTCTTACAGCATCCCAACAATTAATACCCGAAAAACCCAATCAACCATTGAATTAGCCGACGGTGACAGTTTTGTCATTGGCGGTTTGCTGAGCGAATCCGATAAAGAAAGTTTATCAAAAGTTCCGTATGCAGGGGAAATACCAATCCTCGGGGCATTTGCCAGAAGTTCGCAGGCAGAACGGGAAAAAAGTGAGTTGGTTGTATTTGCTACGGTTAAATTAGTGAAGCCAGTCTCAGCGGCAGAAAGCTATAAACTGCCGGTACCACAGTTCCATAAGACCTCTGTCGATAAACTATTCTTCAATGTCGGCGTCGCTGCTGAGCATAATGACAGACTGGAAAAAAATGAGGGAAGAAATTTTATCTCCCGTGGTGGTTTTGTTCGATAA
- a CDS encoding prepilin peptidase, with protein MIQILTFFIFSLLAVSCVTDVLYRTIKNNFVSLIFISSCGLAFCFSNINVLVPLLFLLIGFILTVVGIIGAGDIKLIVALLIGMPQDHISMFFFAMGCLGSPLAILITMLSNFFLKKKDRTIPFGIAITFGYIAAMWGVI; from the coding sequence ATGATTCAAATATTAACTTTCTTTATATTCTCTCTTCTTGCAGTTTCTTGTGTAACAGATGTTCTTTACAGGACTATTAAAAACAATTTTGTTTCACTCATATTTATTAGTTCTTGCGGATTAGCTTTCTGTTTTTCAAATATTAATGTTTTAGTTCCTCTCTTATTTTTGCTCATAGGCTTTATTTTAACTGTGGTAGGAATTATTGGCGCAGGGGATATAAAGCTTATCGTTGCCCTGTTGATAGGAATGCCACAAGATCATATTTCCATGTTTTTCTTTGCTATGGGGTGTTTGGGCTCACCATTAGCTATTTTAATTACAATGCTAAGCAATTTTTTTCTTAAGAAGAAAGACAGAACTATACCTTTTGGGATCGCTATTACATTTGGTTATATTGCAGCAATGTGGGGAGTTATTTAA